Genomic segment of Arachis hypogaea cultivar Tifrunner chromosome 11, arahy.Tifrunner.gnm2.J5K5, whole genome shotgun sequence:
TTGTTCGTATAAAAAATtggaatttataatttataattctagGGCACAAATAAGTCGGTCAGGTTAAATTTCTATGAACTTCACGCTTGAACCGGCGAGGAAATTCTGCATGCACAACACGGTCTATCTTAGATTACGACCTTGTTTGATCCCGTAATTTTTGCTTGATTTCTGCCCTAAATGTACTTTACGACATAACAAGAAATTAGTCCGATGACTGAGTGTTTGAAATTGGTTATAATTGTGCTTAATGATTACATGTGCATACGTACTCAATAAACGGAGCGACGGCCTCGCAATTGACTAGCACATGACGATGTGCCTGATCTCTTTCCATTGGGGTCAGTACAAAATGTGATATAGCCCCTGAAGCTTTTCCAATTTCTGGGAACATATTACATCCTGTATTGTTTGTAACATCAACAGGTCGATCGTCAACTCGCGCTGGTCGATTAATTCTAGTCTCAATATTATCCAAATATCTGGAGCAGAATGTCAAAATCTCCTCGGATAAATAGCCCTCCACAATTGAGCCTTCTGCTTGTGCCCTGTTACGTACGTATTGCTTCAATCGTCCTAAGTACCTTTTACATAAATACGACATAACGCTTAGTATATACGTAacgaatttgaaaaaaaaatgtcttGAATGCGTTTAGTAGCAAGCTAACCTTTCTATTGGAAACATCCACCGATAATGTACCGGACCACCAAGTTTTATTTCATCAACGAGGTGCACCGTAAGGTGAACCATGAcagtgaagaaggatggaggaaaaATCATTTCCATCTGACACAGAGTTTGCACAACATGATTCTGAAGGGCACCAAGCTGCATAGGATTTACAGCTTTTTCACAGAGTTCTCAAAAAAATGAGGACAGATTCGCAATCACATTCGATACCAGACTTGGCAAtgcatttttcaccaaaattggAAGTAATTGTTCCATAAGAATGTGGCAGTCGTGACTCTTCAACTCATACAACTTGCGCTGCCGGATGTCAACACAACGAGCAATATTGCTCGAGTAACCATCTAGAAAGACCACATTCTGTAGAGTCTTCAGGAATACATCCTTCTGTGGATTCGACATTGTGAAGATTGCTGAAGAATATTTACCACCTTCGTCCGGCCACAATTCAGACCTTATGCCCATACTTTGTAAATCTTTGCGAGCCTTAAGATTATCTTTTGATTTGACGCTATCGTTTAAGATAGTGAAGACCACATTGTCACAAATGTTCTTCTCTATATGCATCACGTCAAGGTTATGACGCAACATGTGATCCTTCCAGTACGGGAGTTCAAAGAACACACTTCTCTTTTTTCAATACGAGTCATCTTGATCTACATCTTCACCAATGCGTCTTCTTTTGGCTGTCAAAGTTGAGTTCTTCCCAAACGACACTTGCATGTTACACTGCTACCTTAAGACATCTGCTCCAGAATATTTCTTCGGTGGATCTCTGCTTTCAACTTGTCCGTCAAATCTAATCCGGTCTACTCTATATTTATGGCCCTGATTCAAGAAGCGGCGATGGCCTGTGTAACACCATTTTCGACTGAATGTTAGTCACTGAGCCTTAGCGTCCACATTACACGTGAGACAAGCTAACCCACTATACGTGTTCCACCCAGATAAATTTCCCAACCCTGAAAAATCGCTAATAGTCCACATTAGCGCCGCACGCATCTTGAAAGTGGTCCCCTTATTAGCATCATAAGTTTCAACGCCATCCCAGAGTTGCTTCAACTCATCCACCAGGGGCTCCAAATAAACATCGATGTCGTTACCCGGTATCTTAGGACCGGGAATAATCATAGATAGTATAAAAGATGCCTATTTCATGCATAGCCAGGGAGGAAGATTGTACGGAATAAGAATTACAGGCCAAATGGAATAAGTGGTACTCATATTTCTGAAAGGATTAAAACCGTCACTTGCTAAAGCTAAGCGAACACTGCGAGCAtcgttagaaaaaaaaaaggatactTTGCATCAAAGTCTTTCCATGCTTCAGCGTCCCTTGGATGCCTCAAGTACCCATCGTTATTATTTGCCTCCTTATGCCATAACATGTCAGATGAAATTTTGCTACACATGAATAACCGTTGCAGTCGTGGTATAAGAGGAAAGTAACAGAGAGTCTTCGCTGGGAGAGGCTTTCCATTTTTCCTGACAGGTATTTTGAGTTTTATAACGGAACCCTTTCGCGTCTTCTGCTTCCATCGTGAAGTCCTACACTGCTTGCATTTGGTTGCGTCCTCATCCTCACCCCGATACAACATGCAATCATTTGGGCATGCATCTACCTTTTTGTACTCAATCCCTAACTTTCGGATAGTTTTCTTGGCTTCATACAAAGTGGACGGAAATTTGGCTTGCTCAAATGCATCCCGCAATAAGTCCAAAATCATCGACATAGCCTTGTCACTCACACCACACATACACTTAATGTGATGAAGCTTCACTAGGAAAGACAATTTTGAGTATTTCGAGCAGCCGGGATATAATTTTTCCGCTCCATCCGCAAGAAGATTGGCAAAATCCTGTGCCTCGCAACTTCGACCATCGTACAAGTACGGCAACTCTATATCATCGTCTTCT
This window contains:
- the LOC112721890 gene encoding uncharacterized protein: MIIPGPKIPGNDIDVYLEPLVDELKQLWDGVETYDANKGTTFKMRAALMWTISDFSGLGNLSGWNTYSGLACLTCHRRFLNQGHKYRVDRIRFDGQVESRDPPKKYSGADVLSVFFELPYWKDHMLRHNLDVMHIEKNICDNVVFTILNDSVKSKDNLKARKDLQSMGIRSELWPDEGGKYSSAIFTMSNPQKDVFLKTLQNVVFLDGYSSNIARCVDIRQRKLYELKSHDCHILMEQLLPILVKNALPSLLGALQNHVVQTLCQMEMIFPPSFFTVMVHLTVHLVDEIKLGGPVHYRWMFPIERYLGRLKQYVRNRAQAEGSIVEGYLSEEILTFCSRYLDNIETRINRPARVDDRPVDVTNNTGCNMFPEIGKASGAISHFVLTPMERDQAHRHVLVNCEAVAPFIEYVPMDSTVHSKEMKLLACGPMLQARCFGAYNVNGYKFRTITKEDGLKIQNSGVYVSSNTRSYASMRDNRVAIGSVDTTTSRGIKQDHLGLTSVNFARPIHTGDREEDEPYILASEAHLVYYVRDEVDPEWSVVVHVKPRDLYVMGGENEDVKATFSPQPRLNLSAAGDISDLQLTRDDDIEDLVADVSDNINYVA
- the LOC112721891 gene encoding uncharacterized protein; its protein translation is MIKCSCPQCGFQFMQIREDAYDHLLIKPFPAGYTLWLRHGEKLAEESSTCTPIVEKPTPEVNPYLQIVHEAFNFTMPPENEETTTADPVEDDDIELPYLYDGRSCEAQDFANLLADGAEKLYPGCSKYSKLSFLVKLHHIKCMCGVSDKAMSMILDLLRDAFEQAKFPSTLYEAKKTIRKLGIEYKKVDACPNDCMLYRGEDEDATKCKQCRTSRWKQKTRKGSVIKLKIPVRKNGKPLPAKTLCYFPLIPRLQRLFMCSKISSDMLWHKEANNNDGYLRHPRDAEAWKDFDAKYPFFFLTMLAVFA